TAGAGTTTTCCGCAATAATTACCTGGTAGGGTCTTCCCGAAGGAGCTACTCCGCCTTTCATTCTATAACCGTTCCTTTTAATTCAAGAAATTTCAGACTCTTATAAAGCGTTTTCGATTTCTATTCCGATTTCGGCAGTTCCCAAAATTTCGGCGCCTTTCTCGGCGATGTCTCGAGTCCGTTTTCCGTTGGAAATCACTTTTCGAACTGCGGCCTCGATTCTTTGAGCTTCTTCTTCCATGGAGAACGAGTAACGCAGCATCAGAGCAGCGCTCAGAATTTGAGCGATCGGATTTGCCACCCCTTTTCCTGCGATATCCGGAGCGGAACCTCCGGAAGGTTCGTAAAGACCGAAACCGGTTTCCGAAAGAGAAGCCGAAGGAAGCATCCCGATGGATCCTGTGATAATGGAAGCCTCGTCCGAAAGGATATCACCAAACATGTTTTCGCAGAGAATGACGTCGAATTGTTTCGGATTTACGATCAATTGCATCGCGGCATTATCCACATAAAGATGTGATAATTGGACGTCCGAAAATTCCCGTTTATGCAGGTCGATCACCACTTCTTTCCAAAATACGGAGGTGGTTAATACGTTCGCCTTATCTATGCTCGTAACCTTATTATTCCGTTTGCGAGCTGCTTCGAAGGCGACTTTGGCCGCTCTTTCGATTTCTCTGCGAGAATATCTCATCGTATCGTAAGCGAATTCTTCCGCTCCGTTTCCTTCCCTTCCTTTGGGTTGGCCGAAATAGATTCCGGATGTCAATTCCCGAAGAATAAGAATATCCAAACCTTCCCCGATGATTTCTCCTTTAACAGGAGAAGCGTTTCTCAATTCGGGATAAATGATCGCAGGCCGTAAATTAGCGAATAGATCGAAATGCTTACGCAAGGGTAGAAGGGCGCCTCGCTCCGGCTGCTTCTCAGGTGGAAGGGATTCCCATTTAGGTCCGCCTACGCTTCCGAATAGAATCGCGTCCGATTCCTCGCAAAGCTTTAAGGTTTCAGGAGGAAGAGGACTTCCTGTCTTGTCGATAGCGATTCCGCCCACATAGCTTTCCGTAAATTGAAAGTCTGCGGCTTTAGAGCCGAGAGCTTTTTTCAGAACGGAGAGGGCCACCTTCATGACCTCGGGACCGATTCCGTCCCCTGCTAATACGGCTACTTTTTTCATGCGTTGATTATCCTTTTATTTCTGTTGTTCTTGGAACTCGGTCAATACCGCTTCTAAAATATCTAAGCCTTCGTTGAGATACTGGGTGGAAATCGTGAGAGGAGGCATGACCCGAATCACTGTATCTCCGGTTGCGTTCACGATGAGTCCTTTCTCCAAGCAGGCTTCCGCCACCGGTCTGGAAGGGACACTCAAATCCACACCTATATGCAATCCCTTGCCCCGTATTTCTTTTACGATTTTCAGTTTGTCTTTGATCTGGGCTAAACGGCTGAAAGCGATCTCGGAGCAGGAATTAACATTAGACAAGATATCTCTGGTTTGGATGATCCGTATCGTTTCGTAAGCGATAGCAGCGCCCAGATGGTTGCCTCCGTAGGTGGTTCCATGGGAACCTTTTCCTAAGACATCTTGGTATTTTTCTGCTACGATCATGGCACCGATCGGAAATCCGGAACCTAAACCTTTGGCAAGAGTCATCACGTCCGGTGAGAATCCGAAAGTCTCGAAAGCGAACATGGTGCCCGTTCTACCGAAGCCGGTCTGGATT
This sequence is a window from Leptospira wolffii serovar Khorat str. Khorat-H2. Protein-coding genes within it:
- the leuB gene encoding 3-isopropylmalate dehydrogenase, with translation MKKVAVLAGDGIGPEVMKVALSVLKKALGSKAADFQFTESYVGGIAIDKTGSPLPPETLKLCEESDAILFGSVGGPKWESLPPEKQPERGALLPLRKHFDLFANLRPAIIYPELRNASPVKGEIIGEGLDILILRELTSGIYFGQPKGREGNGAEEFAYDTMRYSRREIERAAKVAFEAARKRNNKVTSIDKANVLTTSVFWKEVVIDLHKREFSDVQLSHLYVDNAAMQLIVNPKQFDVILCENMFGDILSDEASIITGSIGMLPSASLSETGFGLYEPSGGSAPDIAGKGVANPIAQILSAALMLRYSFSMEEEAQRIEAAVRKVISNGKRTRDIAEKGAEILGTAEIGIEIENAL